acatccaaaacaaaattaaactctACTATTTCGTTTAAAAAGTATGTAGCCATAtttgaaaactaaaacataaacgAGGCCACGTGTCGTCAACAAAACATTGTTTCAAACTGCAAATTCTCTTTGAAAGCATCAGGTTTTTCTGGAGCATTTTTGTAATCAATCTTCCCACATCTTCATGTCTACTGGCTttgcaaatggaaaaaaaaaaatgcagctccTTCATATCCTTGAATATTGTTCATGTGATTGGAAAAGCAGAACCATTCTCCATCTGGGATCAGTACCACGGAGCCACAGCAGCAGAGCTTTCCTCACTGCAGACGGTTTAAACCCACACAGTTGTATCGCAACAGATCTCAGCTTGTGTCTGACAGATAAGGTTTCCACAACAAACACGATTCTAATCACTCTTCTTGTGGCTAAAAACAGAGCAAAGAGCTGGTGCACCAGATGAAACTTGTCACTTCCAGAGCAAGGTTCTTGTTTCCTTTGGATTATGAGTATTTAGTGTTGCATATAAGTTACTGACAGTGTATGCAAGCAGCTCTTCAAATGACTTAAAGGGTGTGGATGCTGTTAcagatgttaaatgttttgcataGCTGAAATCTGTGAGGCTGTACATGAACAAcaagaaaagtataaaatgGGAGTTTGACGAAACAAAAATCAAGTAATGAAATACAGAATATTAAATATCAAATCTTTTACACTAACTGACTTCGTTTGATAATGAATGCACATTATATGACTGCACATGGTCTTTCTGTATGAATGTTATAAGTTGTACCTCGAGTTGCCTCCTTGTAAATAATCACATCACATCATGTACTGCTAACTTGGTGGCTCCCTGAACCTCATAagaatgtgttttatatatttagttaCTTAACAAGCACAGCTTAGACTTATTGATCTCTCAAAACTTtaaggtgtatgtgtgtgtgtgtgtgtgtgtgtctgtgtgtgtgtgaggatgcACATTTGAGTGTGGGTGCTGTGATGTACCAGCAGCAAACACATTAAAGCATTCCCATTTGCTCTCTTCTCTCTATAAAGTGAGCTTAAACCCACACGTCAGTTCTGTCTCTTGTTAGTCTTTGTCTTTTGCTCCTTTTCAATGTAGTCACAAccaattcttttaaaaaactttcTCTGGCAGATGGAGTCAGAGGCCTTGATGCTGACGGCAGGCGCCTCAGTTTCAGATCTTCTGGCATATGTGGAGCCTGGACTTGGATGAGGAGGTGGCGTCTTTCCACACCTTGCAGGAGAGGCCTTTGGCGCAGTCGCAGCGCTGAAAGATTTCCAAGCCGTGAGAGCCTTTCTTTCTCTGCTTGGTGCACACCTCTCCCTGCCTGAGCACCGGTTTGCAGATTTTGTTCCAGAAATGACGGGCACAGCAGTAGCCTTCTGAGCAATCAGATGAGCGCAAGCATCGGTCACCATCATGTCCTTTCAAAGGAGACAAGAGACACTAATGAGCAGACTAAGTCAGCAAACAACAAACCCCAAACTAGATGTTAAGCTGGTACATGAGCCCTTGGTAAAACAGGAACAAATGCTTCATCAGTCACAGAAAAGTCCTGCATGAATTTGTGACCCATCAAGCATAAAAACGTTTTCTGTACAGCATTAATGtaaagaaagcaaaagaaaatgtacaatGATTTTTCATTAAGCGTTTCTATTTTTCATGTGGATTTGTTTATACAGCCCTTTCCTCTCATTTAAGCTCAAATTGTGTAATAGTCTGAGACAGGCTACTAACATAGAGCAAGCAAACTATGACTATTTAGTATATCAAATGTAACATCAATCTTTGCGTCTTAGCAGGAGGTTGCAAATTACTCCTGCAAATGTATGATTACCATCATTTAGGCATGTAGGTTTTCTGTGAAACTCTTTTATGAGCTGGCCTCATGTCACCCATTGCAAAAGGTTGCATAATATTCCAAACCAGTCATCAGTTATTTCAGTATTAAGTTTAGCTATCAAGTCCATCAATGTAAATGGACTGTTTATTCATTGCTTCAACAACCATGATTTTTTTAAGCACTGGCTTGCATGAGCTTTTATAGTGTTATACACACTAAGTAATCAAGGTGCAGGAATGGTTCCAAGATGGTCCAGCTGAATTCCTCTAAAAAGTAGGGCACAAGTACTGTACATTGGAAATTGGTACATATCTATCTTcttgtatgtatttttaaatgaacagttCTGCAGCCCTGCATGCCCATTTATGTTCTGCTACAGACGTGCCCATTGGAAATGGACTATTTTGAATTACTTGTTACCCAATGAATATGTTTTGGATTAAGGAAACTGGAGTACCCCcccaaaaattaaaaagaataaaaaaagcacAGGTACAGCATGCAAACTTTAGATAGAAAGACCCCAGCTGAGATTTCAGCCAGGAGTCAACGGCATAAACCACAACAACACATTCCAGCCCACACTATTGAAGATTTTGCCTATTAGCGTATACCTTAAGGTTATTAAAAGGTAATTATGCACGTTTAGTTGTCAGTGACAATTTTATAGCTCTAGGAATAAACAGTGGTCCACAGTATTTACCCTAAGGACCCTTTCTGTACCTTACAGGGTACTTTTAAGATAACTGTACCTTAGggtacagaaataaaaccttcatttctttgtgtgtactGTATAAAGACAGCGAGTGAGCCaagtataaataaaagcaaatgggCAAATTTATTGCACCTTTAAGCAGTGCTGTTATTTTACACTTATTTCAGCTTTACAGCCTGCTGTCTTGAGAGTGCATTCAGAGTTGAATGTCTCATTACTTTATGGAAAGGCCATTACATTAACTTAAATCAGGTGACATGAACGACAAGCAGGAGTCTCAGTGAGTTATTAGGAATAAACGTGCCAGCTCTGCATACTGTGGTTTTTACTTGTGTGTCACACAATGTGTGCTGCTGTCAGAGAAACTGTTTGCATGGCTTCATGTAGGTGCAGAAACAGCAAAGGCATTGTGGTTTCTTCTTGGCTCCCCACATAATGTTTTGGGTGCACCATCACTGACACATGAGCAGAAGGCCAATTATCAACATAGTTTGTGGACTGACATTGCCCATGAACTCTTAAACACATGCAGTGAACAACAAAACGATTCAGCCCCCCAATACCAGCTTCAGTGAAGATTACAACAAACTATAAGAGAAAAGACAATagtgaaaatgttttcactaGACATGTTGAGAAATAACATCATACAGAGCAACATCTAACCTTTAAGGGAAGGCCTGGCTTTTGCTTTCCCATTCTTCCTCCAGTTGTGGTCTTTGGTGGAGAGTTTGTTGTGTTCTTCTAAAGCTGGAATGTGAGGTGAGAGCTCACTCCCAGAGATAGGGACACAAGTATCTGCACgtaaaaaaagaagcaacagaaaaaaaggctaTTAAAGTACCAAGCAGACTATTAAATCTCACTGCTATCTTGACTAATTTAAAGGTCAGGGCTATGGGGGCTTTTGGAGggataaaataaaagacaagtgAGAACATTTACAAGCCAAGCTTACACTGATCAGTAACTAGTACAGTACTTCATGATCAGAGTGCTCCTCAAAGTTCTCCTACTTTCCACCTTTCTGTCCCAGTTATCTGGCTAGATGACTTCATGGCATAAAAACTGATATCTTTAAGGGTGCCTTCACACCAAGATAGTCCACTAGACTCTGTACGATTGTGGACCCGATTCAGTTGGGGGAGGTTGCAACATTCTTCTGGACTGAGATTGCGTTTACGCTGCACTACTCAAACTAATCAGGCCTTTTAAATTAAGTGTTCCACTCTCCACCAGAGCCGGCACTGCACCAAGAGttactgaagaagaagaagagacacacaatgaagaagaaaacttgcttatctattggttaatgcaggacagcTTCAGTCACTACCACATAACAGGTGAACGTGGAGCTGCATTAGATCCTAGCGGTCTTTGGCTGATCATATtcctatcagaacttttactgagttcttccacatctgactgTGAGCCATTTCTCCCACCCAGAACCACCTAATGTCCCACACATGCTTATGTTTaggttgtttgtttggttgtggTTGTTTACGCACAATGGCCAAACGCTGAATCCACAAGgcactttgctttgtagtccgCTTCCGGTACGCTTTCTCTCTCCTTGTTCGATATCTTTTCTCTATCCTGGTTCTGGAACATTATCTGatttaaacatgtaatttaTTCTACAACATCAAGAAGACAAAGCAAAATTTTGCACTGAAGAataaaattcaagcttaaattAAACTGTGCAAGTTTGCAAACTCACAGCTACTGCAGTGGTTCCCAGGACAGCACATGGCATCGCGATGGCAGCGCTTCTTCCTCTTGCGGCAGGAGAGACAGCGAGAGGGAGCCTGCTGAGGGCTGTGGCAGTAACTGCCCATGCCACACTCCTTGTCATTACTGCATGGATACACCAgctgtgagagagagagaaaaaagttcatttatttacctgatttaaacagtgaaaaataaagatatagcCATGACAAAAGACATCGTAACACCTTAAAACCGTCTGACTGCACACTTGTTTATGCTCAACATTAAATATGCCTTTGTATGCAGACAAAACCTTCTGTCCATTCTCTGCATTTGTGTCGTGCACACTCCAGTACATTCTCAGAGAGCATACAGATGCGTATCCAAAGACAGCGAACTAAGGAATATCAATGGAACTCATTAGAGGCAGTGTTGCCTATTATAACTCATGGgcaaccagtgaaaggaacaagGAAGGAGCAGACAGCAGAAATGAAAGTACCTTGGTAGAGAGGTTGTGTGAATGTGCATGGAACTGAAGACaacatttttttgtctctttctgaaaATGTGAGTTATGAGCTCCCCCACCTTCGCCATGTTACTTGCTACTGTCTGAAGGTGGAGTTTGAAAttggaagtgaactctgaactctgcactctGCTAAAAACCATGCCAGCATAAAGCACGCATGGGTGTATGTGGACAGTGACATCTGACGTTTCACACAGACATACCTTTTAATATACGTAAAGTAGATATAAATAGTCCCAAAGAGGATGTCTGAAAGAAAAACCCGTCAGTAGAGCCGAATATAGAGTAgaaacaataaacacaaaactaaagaaGGCACAATCCCCAATCTAGGGGCCACTTCTTCAGAGAAACACCACAATTTTTTAATGTGATCTGGGTGCCCACCAAATATCACTGGCCAGATGAACTTCAGAAAGATTTTGAAAACAATTGTAAAACTTTTTGGACACCGCTGTACAGTTTAAATTTGCTTTAAAGTTGTttgttgagacaaataaaaagtgCATCAAAATAATCTTGTCATGACCCCTTTCTTTGGGGATCACTTGAACATAGAAGCCTGACAAATCAGTTCATCTTGAGAATTGCACTATCAAAGACATTGTCAAAGTTGCTTACGTTTCAGAGTAAATCTGTAGGTGGTTATCGGCTTTATTACACAATGAAGCTAGACATTTTTCAGATTTAGTAAATTAACTGCATTGCTAGATTTCATTAGCACAGAGGTAGTAGGAGCTACAACTGAAAAAGCTTGTAATCTGTTATGTGGGATGATATATGATTAAAAAGAGGATGAGACCTAAAACAGAACCCCGAGGGACtctattaacccttaaaactctacAACACTGGCAGCATCCCCTGAGCACTATCACTTATAACAGAGATGGGGACTTGAGGCTGTGACTCAGACTAGAGTTGCACTCAAAATACTTGAGACTTGACTCAGACTCGCAATTTGACACTTGTGtacaatcttttttttcattaacttcACTCTGTCTGGtctcctgtctgctgtctgtgttgtctgctgtcatttccccAGACATAACACTGacatgacatgcaaacacagacGTGTCCATAGTGTATACgcaatcaataaaaacactgaccAGTGATTGCAGCTGTTGGTGCAGCACTATTGTAACTTTTGGGAAttaaaaacttgatttaaaaCGTACCAATATAAAAGCAGAAAGCAGGGAAATCTGTGGTATTAAAATCCAGGACACTGGATCCTCCACATCCAACTtcatctgcattaaaaacaccTGCAGAGACTAGTCACTGTAATAATGGAGCTAATGTTAGAGTTAATGTTAGCAACAAGCTTAGAGCCACAACGGTGTAAACGTTAGCTTGTTACGACTTTTGTACCATCAGAATGGCTCCACTGAATGTGTTCAAAggaagaatgagacatttactaAACATAAACTGCTGATTTTGCCATgaagttaaactgggatcaTACCCACATGGTTTTaatgggtctttttttttttttttttttagaaaaatacagctgttgctgatttaggaaTGTAACAAGTATTTATTGAACCTGCAAGTAATGGATCTAAATTAATtagaatattttgttttttttattcaattttaaaacATCTCAAATAAATTTTTCTTTACTCATCTCACAGTTATTTCAAGCCCTTAAAAACATGCTAAGATTTTCCTGATGCACtagtgcagggatcaccaactgtgGACCTGTTGAGCACTGTCCTGcatattttacttgtttacCTGTTTAGAAAaacctgagtcaaattattaatgggACATTAAGaagcttgtgcagaacttgactacaggttcatttgaatcaggtgtgttgcagcagggaaatgtctaaaacctgcGGGACAGTTGGTGATCCTGCACTAAAGTGTTATATTCttgagaaaatattaaatgaattgcagtattagtattttaaaattttctttaggTCCCAATGGATTTTGGCTCATATTAAAAACACTTGGATAAGTTAGCTCCATTTTAACCacatttactaatctgaataaatatccatgttcatctacaggttttccaaattgagtaaatcaaaaaaaaaatgtccagagGACAAAGACAGAGCATTTTTCAGTTTAAGCTAAAAATCAATGTGGTTGCTAAATGCTGGTAAATGAATACATGAGTAAGGATTTTGTcatggtctgtgtgtttttggttagTTTTACTGTCCTGTGGGTTCATTGTCTTGtctcttttgtctgttttgtcagcttttagctgttatgctgcaaacaagtggaacaaattgccagtggagattaaactttccccaaatgtagacatttttaaatccaggttaaaaacatttcttttctcatgcgcctatgcatgaaatctgcacagtaactttttttaacttctcttgcttttaatcattgtaatgtaatttattattttattgtgattatgtgttgattatgtgttgatgccttttactgttCTAAaaatctgtaatgtctttgttttatgtaaagcacatgaattgtcctgtacatgaaatgtgctatacaattaaactgccttgccttgccttgcccttgttttcctgttttatttcgTAGTTCCTTCCCTGGGgtgttgctttctgcttcctgttcattttTACACCTGCTTTAATttgcttcacctgttccttgttagttcacctcagtgtatttatatcCCTTGGTTTCAGTGGACCTTTGTCAGATCATCTTTCTTGTTTCCATGTCATGTGGTCCCTGAGGACTTTGGTCcattaattaaaacattgaTTCCTGTACCTGTCTgcttcctgcatttgggtccacttccTCACCTCCGCTGCATAGTGACAATTTAAGAATTCCTTGGGTATTATAGTGCAGACTTTTAAGCAGACCAGACAGCAGACTTTACAACTTAGAGTGACTTGCAGCTTGACTTGGCCTTGCAActgaaagacttgagacttgacttagACATGAGGTCAAAGACTTAAggcttgacttggacttgcaaaaatgaacttgtgaacatctctggcttttattgtcaacaatttctcagaaactgtagtgtgtaactctgtggggtaaattgtgataaATAGCTTagcctttaggtgatctacagaagttttccaggcatttatatactgtccaggaggtttacaatcaaGCAGCATAATTGTTCTCTTCCACACTGAGTAATCCATGATTACAAGATTATGTATCACATTGTCATAGTTTTAGAACTACGCTGCTGAGAGTCCTCTTTTTTGACCCGGAGATTATGATAAAGTCATTTCCTGTCAAAATTTCGATCAATTAGACAGCTTAAattgatgttaataaaaagtAACCAAGTTCAACAAGTGACAAGAAAATTATATCTCTgttttaaaa
The Melanotaenia boesemani isolate fMelBoe1 chromosome 4, fMelBoe1.pri, whole genome shotgun sequence genome window above contains:
- the dkk2 gene encoding dickkopf-related protein 2; translation: MLVSTWNRCCAVMFLVASLRTGTSQVSEARPKANSIKPGHLEETPIPATNRSAVITKKHNILPQLVYPCSNDKECGMGSYCHSPQQAPSRCLSCRKRKKRCHRDAMCCPGNHCSSYTCVPISGSELSPHIPALEEHNKLSTKDHNWRKNGKAKARPSLKGHDGDRCLRSSDCSEGYCCARHFWNKICKPVLRQGEVCTKQRKKGSHGLEIFQRCDCAKGLSCKVWKDATSSSKSRLHICQKI